In Rhizobium sp. N324, a single genomic region encodes these proteins:
- the recG gene encoding ATP-dependent DNA helicase RecG, protein MRPAILDPLFSPISGLPGVGPKIAELLVKLLGRETPEDCRVIDLIFHAPFSLIDRRNQPGIARAPQGAIVTITARVDRHQVPPRGKSNVPYRVFLHDETGELTLVFFRGQAAWLEKQLPIDAEVTVSGKVDWFNGRASMVHPDYIVRADEAENLPLVEPIYPLTAGLSPKTLRKIIDAALPRFPELPEWIDPALAQKQGLPSIRDSFHMLHEPRDPADIDPQAPARRRLAYDEFLAGQLSLSLVRQRLRKVAGQPVEATGDISGKILKSLPFSLTSSQNEAIAEVLQDMAGAERMLRLLQGDVGSGKTLVALMAMAAVIESGGQAVLMAPTEILARQHHATISKFAASAGLGIEVLTGRTKGREREEILERIASGAAQIIIGTHALFQDSVSYAKLMLAVVDEQHRFGVHQRLRLTAKGISPHMLVMTATPIPRTLVLAAFGDMDVSKLTEKPAGRKPIQTITVPMERTGEIVGRLQGALAEGKKAYWICPLVEESEELDLMSAEERHATLVSALGPDIGLIHGRMSGPEKDAAMMAFKNGETRLLVATTVVEVGVDVPDATIMVIEHAERFGLAQLHQLRGRVGRGDEASTCILLYKGPLGETGHARLSIMRETEDGFRIAEEDLKLRGEGELLGTRQSGTPGFRIASLEAHADLLEIARKDAAYLIERDPELTSERGQAIRTLLYLFRRDEAIRFLRAG, encoded by the coding sequence ATGCGCCCCGCCATTCTCGATCCTCTGTTTTCCCCCATTTCGGGCCTTCCGGGCGTCGGCCCGAAGATCGCCGAACTGCTGGTCAAGCTGCTCGGGCGCGAGACGCCGGAGGATTGCCGGGTCATCGATCTCATCTTCCATGCGCCCTTTTCGCTGATCGATCGGCGCAACCAGCCGGGCATCGCCCGCGCGCCGCAGGGCGCGATCGTGACGATCACCGCGCGCGTCGACCGGCACCAGGTGCCGCCGCGTGGCAAGAGCAATGTGCCCTACCGGGTCTTTCTGCATGACGAGACCGGCGAGCTGACACTGGTCTTTTTCCGCGGCCAGGCCGCCTGGCTAGAAAAGCAGCTGCCGATCGATGCGGAGGTGACGGTCAGCGGCAAGGTCGACTGGTTCAACGGCCGCGCCTCGATGGTGCATCCGGACTATATCGTCAGGGCCGATGAGGCGGAGAACCTGCCGCTGGTCGAGCCGATCTATCCGCTGACGGCAGGACTTTCACCGAAGACATTGCGCAAGATCATCGACGCTGCCTTGCCGCGTTTTCCCGAGCTGCCGGAATGGATCGACCCGGCGCTGGCGCAGAAGCAGGGTCTGCCGTCGATCCGCGACAGCTTTCATATGCTGCACGAGCCGCGCGACCCCGCCGATATAGACCCACAGGCCCCAGCGCGGCGGCGGCTTGCCTATGACGAGTTCCTCGCCGGCCAGCTTTCACTGAGCCTGGTGCGCCAGCGGCTGCGCAAGGTGGCGGGCCAGCCGGTGGAGGCGACGGGAGACATCAGCGGCAAGATCCTGAAGTCCCTGCCCTTTTCGCTCACATCAAGCCAGAACGAGGCGATCGCCGAGGTTTTGCAGGACATGGCCGGGGCCGAGCGCATGCTGCGGCTGCTGCAGGGCGATGTCGGCTCCGGCAAGACGCTGGTGGCGCTGATGGCGATGGCGGCGGTGATCGAGAGCGGCGGCCAGGCCGTGCTGATGGCGCCGACCGAAATCCTGGCGCGCCAGCACCACGCGACGATCTCGAAATTCGCCGCCTCCGCCGGGCTTGGCATCGAGGTGCTGACCGGCCGCACCAAGGGGCGTGAGCGCGAGGAGATCCTCGAACGCATCGCCTCAGGCGCGGCACAGATCATCATCGGCACGCATGCGCTGTTCCAGGACAGCGTCTCTTACGCAAAGCTGATGCTGGCCGTCGTGGACGAGCAGCACCGTTTCGGCGTGCATCAGCGCCTGAGGCTGACCGCCAAGGGCATCTCGCCGCACATGCTGGTGATGACGGCGACGCCGATCCCGCGCACGCTGGTGCTTGCCGCCTTCGGCGATATGGATGTTTCCAAGCTCACGGAAAAACCTGCCGGCCGTAAGCCGATCCAGACGATCACCGTGCCGATGGAACGAACAGGCGAAATCGTCGGCCGGTTGCAGGGCGCGCTTGCCGAGGGCAAGAAGGCCTACTGGATCTGCCCGCTGGTCGAAGAATCCGAAGAGCTCGACCTGATGTCGGCCGAGGAGCGGCATGCGACGCTCGTTTCCGCCCTCGGCCCCGATATCGGCCTCATCCACGGCCGCATGAGCGGACCGGAGAAGGATGCGGCGATGATGGCGTTCAAGAACGGCGAGACCCGGCTGCTCGTCGCCACCACCGTCGTCGAGGTCGGCGTCGACGTGCCGGATGCGACGATCATGGTGATCGAACATGCCGAACGCTTCGGGCTGGCGCAATTGCACCAGCTGCGCGGCCGGGTCGGGCGCGGCGACGAGGCCTCGACCTGCATCCTGCTCTACAAGGGGCCACTCGGCGAAACCGGCCATGCCCGGCTGTCGATCATGCGCGAGACCGAGGACGGCTTTCGCATCGCCGAGGAAGACCTGAAGCTGCGCGGCGAAGGCGAATTGCTCGGCACCCGCCAGTCCGGCACGCCGGGTTTCCGCATCGCCAGCCTCGAGGCGCATGCCGACCTGCTGGAAATCGCCCGCAAGGATGCCGCCTATCTGATCGAGCGCGATCCGGAGCTCACCAGCGAAAGAGGACAGGCGATCCGCACCCTGCTCTATCTCTTCCGCCGCGATGAGGCGATCCGGTTCCTGAGGGCAGGATAA
- a CDS encoding FAD assembly factor SdhE, producing MTGVTLTSAGLDPRRRRILFRCWHRGIREMDLVFGQFAEAEIATLSEAELDEFETIMAEEDNDLVRWIMGTWPVPERFKTPIFARLAAYTPDFDKPLRTPE from the coding sequence ATGACAGGTGTCACGCTCACCAGTGCCGGTCTCGACCCGCGCCGCCGCCGGATCCTTTTCCGCTGCTGGCACCGCGGCATCCGCGAGATGGATCTGGTCTTCGGCCAGTTCGCCGAAGCCGAGATCGCGACGCTTTCGGAAGCCGAGCTCGACGAATTCGAGACGATCATGGCTGAGGAAGACAATGATCTGGTCCGCTGGATCATGGGAACATGGCCGGTCCCCGAGCGTTTCAAGACACCGATCTTTGCCCGCCTTGCCGCCTATACGCCCGATTTCGACAAGCCCCTCAGGACGCCGGAATGA